The sequence ATCCGTCGTTTGCGAGATATACACATCGCTCGCCGCGATGGAGGCTGGACGGCCGCCCTCCCGTTCCAAAATGCGCACTTACGGGGAATTAAACGACGCCTTGACGTCACTTTCTTCGCCAACAGTCGAGGGGGAAGGTCCAATCGACGATCACTCTTCAGACGCGTTGTTAACTGCGGCGTGGCTGCGAAGCGTCGCAGATGATCCGGCCCGTTGGCAGCCAGCAGGCCTGACACCGCAGATCGCCAGAACCGAGGGCTGGACCTTCGGCGCGCTTTAGGAAGAGAGCTTGCGGATATTGTCCGCCCGGCTGCCGGGAATAGGATCGCTCTTGGGAAGAACTTTAGTGGCGGGCTCGATGGTCTCGGGCGAACGCGAATCACGATTTAGATGATGACCCCGGTCCAATTGGCGGATCGTCTCGAGATCTTCCTCTCGAATGATACTCGGGATCAAGAACGCATCGACAATCCACCAGATACCGAGCGCCAACCAGCCAAGGCCAAGAGGTAACCAACCGAACAAAGCGAGCAATGCCTGGGTGATCGCGGTACCCGTGCGGCCGAGATAAAAGCGATGTGCCCCTAGCCCCCCTAAGAAAAACCACAGCAGATAGGACGCGCCAGTAGACTTGCGGTTGGCTTCGAAAAGCATCTGGTCACGGGTGGAATCGTCCAAAGTCTGTCCTCGCATCACAATCGAATTTCAGAAACGATGCCGCCTTGAGTTGCAAAACTCAACAAATTGTCGACCAACTGCGTGAATTTAGGCTGGACGTTCAAAACAACCTGACGCATGGAGCGCCGAGCAGCGCGGTGAAGGCCGCGACTGACACAGGGCCGGCTTAGCTCAGTTGGTAGAGCACCTGATTTGTAATCAGGGGGCCAGGAGTTCGAATCTTCTAGCCGGCACCACACCTCCCCGCACTTTCCATCACGCGTAATAGGCCTCAGCCTAGGCTGACGGGCGTGTGGTCAAATAGCATACTAGCCGAACGCCCTCAGAAGGCCTTGAGCAAAAAAGATGCGTCCGCACGTTAACTTTGCTGACTGATCGGGAGACCACCTTGACGGCGAGTCCT comes from Altererythrobacter sp. ZODW24 and encodes:
- a CDS encoding TM2 domain-containing protein, whose product is MDDSTRDQMLFEANRKSTGASYLLWFFLGGLGAHRFYLGRTGTAITQALLALFGWLPLGLGWLALGIWWIVDAFLIPSIIREEDLETIRQLDRGHHLNRDSRSPETIEPATKVLPKSDPIPGSRADNIRKLSS